A genome region from Triticum aestivum cultivar Chinese Spring chromosome 2B, IWGSC CS RefSeq v2.1, whole genome shotgun sequence includes the following:
- the LOC123041463 gene encoding uncharacterized protein, whose translation MTPNQKHTKMALRASVRNTLSKDSIAMENPLYIPKIVRDGSIPTCDWSIPKVSGTLVYIQSTSEQMADGETHDMDVSEISRRKHITHGERHTLMCRRNEAFYESTKKNETASMDETSSMNLEGVNGLEHQTQSIIVNNENISPTRETAQKHPTHSQGNDYGGEEGVILEEDSEDEEGYMFAGNEDDTDDDIEMDESDNESASVASIPDPYDMVYSKIPTDTHKLKPVEDCKHCYAKKFERETMGFCCRKGKIKLANPDTPPELMKLWTSDDPAARHFRDNIRFFNSHFSFTSLYCHLDSDTTNTLKHPIYTFRAHGQMYHNIRSFGKQDGLDRSHLELYFYDNDPSLEHRYRSCRKE comes from the exons ATGACTCCCAATCAAAAGCACACAAAGATGGCATTGCGTGCGTCAGTGCGCAATACTCTGAGCAAGGATTCCATAGCCATGGAGAACCCATTGTATATCCCTAAGATTGTTCGTGATGGCTCCATACCCACATGTGATTGGTCTATTCCTAAAGTCAGCGGAACCCTTGTTTATATTCAGTCTACTTCGGAGCAGATGGCAGATGGGGAGACCCATGATATGGATGTGAGTGAAATATCACGGAGAAAACATATAACACATGGAGAACGACACACATTGATGTGTCGTCGAAACGAAGCATTCTATGAAAGTACTAAGAAGAATGAGACTGCATCGATGGATGAAACCTCGTCGATGAATTTGGAAGGCGTAAATGGTTTAGAACACCAAACCCAATCGATCATTGTTAATAATG aaaacataTCTCCAACGCGCGAGACTGCCCAAAAACACCCAACACACTCACAAGGCAATGATTATG GTGGTGAAGAGGGCGTCATCTTGGAGGAAGACTCAGAAGACGAGGAAGGCTACATGTTCGCTGGGAATG AGGATGACACCGATGACGATATTGAAATGGACGAGTCTGACAACGAGTCTGCCTCAGTTGCAAGCATTCCAGATCCCTATGACATGGTGTATAGCAAGATCCCAACAGACACACACAAGTTGAAGCCAGTGGAAGACTGCAAGCACTGCTATGCCAAGAAGTTTGAGCGTGAGACCATGGGGTTTTGCTGCCGTAAGGGGAAGATCAAACTAGCCAACCCGGATACGCCTCCTGAGCTCATGAAGCTATGGACGAGTGATGACCCTGCTGCTAGGCATTTTCGTGACAACATCAGGTTTTTCAATAGCCATTTCTCATTCACCTCACTATATTGTCACCTTGATAGTGATACCACTAACACATTAAAGCATCCTATCTACACATTCCGTGCCCATGGCCAAATGTACCACAATATACGGTCATTTGGCAAACAAGATGGTTTGGATCGTAGTCATCTGGAGCTCTACTTCTATGATAATGATCCCAGTTTAGAGCATAGGTATCGCAGTTGTCGCAAAGAGTAG